From the Phreatobacter oligotrophus genome, the window GAGGTCCCGCCGGTGACCATCCCGGCCGCGTCCAGGGCGGCGATGCCGGAGGAAACGGAATAGGCGAGGCCCCGCTTCTCGCGGACCTCCTGATAGAGCCGCGAGGAGAAGCCGCCGCCGCCGAGGATATGGTTCAGCACGAAGGCCGGGATGAAGTCCGGGTCCTCGCGGGTGACGCCGGGCAGGCCGAAGGAGATGGTCGCCTGCGGCACGTCGAGCGGCACGACCCGACGCTCGCCGAGGCCCGCCATGGTGACGGCCGGGACCGGCGCGAGTCGCGCCTTCGCCGGCAGGGCGCCGAAGATCTCGTCGAGCAGCGGCCCGAGCTCTTCCGCCGTGATGTCGCCGACGACCGCGACCTTCAGGTGCTCGCGGGCCAGCAGCCGGGCATGGACATCGCGCAGGTCCTCGACCGTGATGGCCTCGACGCTCTCGACCGTGCCGGCGGAGCGGCGGCCATAGGGATGGCCGGGAAAGGCAGTGGACCAGAACATGTCGCTGGCGATCGTGCCGGGCGTCGTCGAGCCGCGGCGGATGGAGGCGAGCACGGCTTGGCGGATGCGCTCCAGCGGGGCGGCGTCAAAGCGCGGCGCGGTGAGGGCCATCCGGAGGAGGTTCGCGGCCTCGGCGCGATTGTCGGTCAGCGTCCGCATCGAGCCGGAGAAGGTGTCGCGGCTCGCCGCGAAGCTGATCTCGATGGCGCGGTCCTGGAGCCGGGCGCTGAAGGTCTCGGAATCGAGGTCGCCGGCGCCCTCGTCCATCATGGCGGCGACCATGTTGGCGGTGCCCTCGCGGCCGGCGGGGTCCTGGGACGTGCCGCCCTTCATCGCAAAGGACAGCGCGAGCACGGGAAGATGCGTCTGGCGGACGAGCCAGGCCTCAATGCCGCTGGGCGAGGTCACCCGCTGGACGCGGCTGCCCTGGTCACCTCCTCCCTGCGGCTGGGCCTGGGCGGAGGGTGTGGGCGAGAGCGAGGCGAGCATGGCAAGGGTTCCGGCGGCGAGCCAGGCGAGGGCGGGCCGCATCAGCTGCGCTCCGCCCGGATGAGTTCGGCACTGACGGCGCGGCTGAAATCGAAGGCGCGCGGCGCGAGGTCATTGACCTGCCGGCGATCGACGGCGCGCACCCGCTCGACCCATTGCTGGAGGTCGGCGAGCGTCCCGCCGCAGGACAGGGCCGCGCCATACATGCGCGCCATGGAGGCCTGGCTGTCCTGGGAATAGATGGTGTCGGCGATGAGGCGGGTGCGGGCGCGCTCCAGCTCCTCGTCGGTGACGCCCTCGGCGGCGATGCGGGCGGCCACCTCGAGCAGCCCGGTCTCCAGCGCATCGAGCGCCACGCCGGGACGCGGCGAGGCATGGATGCCGAAGCGGCCGTCCCCCAGCGCCGTGCCGGCATACCAGCAGCCGGCGCTGACCGCGAGGCCGCGGTCGCTGACGAGGGTCTTGTAGAGCCGCCCGTTGGGCGAGGCGCCGACCACCTGCGACAGCAGTTCGAAGGCCTCGGCCTCCCCGGGCTTGGCCGTCGTGTAGGACGGGACCACCTGGCTGAGGCTGAGGCTCGGCTGGCGCACCCGGGGATCGGCGAGGCGCACGGTTTCGCGGGCGTCGCGGATGGCGGCCGGCGGGCGGCTGCGCGGGCGGATGGCGGGGTTGGCGTCGGCCTTGCCGTAGGTTTCCTCGGCGAGGCGGAAGACGGTCTCCGGAGTCACGTCGCCGGCGATGACGAGGATGGCGTTGTTCGGCGCGTAATGGCGCCGGTAGAACGCCATGGCGTCGTCGAGGTTGAGCTTCCGGATCTCCGACTCGAAGCCGATGATCGGGATGCCGTAGGGATGGTCCTCGCCCCAGAGGCGGGCCTGCATCCGCTCGCCGAGACGCGCGCCGGGATCGTTGTCGATGCGCTGGCGCCGCTCCTCCAGCACCACGTCGCGCTCGGGCAGGACGACGGCATCGGTGAGGACGAGGCCGGTCATGCGGTCGGCCTCGAAGTCCATCATGGCCGGCAGCTGGTTCGCGACGACGCGCTGGAAATAGCCGGTGTAGTCATAGGAGGTGAAGGCGTTTTCCTGGCCGCCGGCTGCCGTCACGGCGCG encodes:
- a CDS encoding M16 family metallopeptidase, which produces MRPALAWLAAGTLAMLASLSPTPSAQAQPQGGGDQGSRVQRVTSPSGIEAWLVRQTHLPVLALSFAMKGGTSQDPAGREGTANMVAAMMDEGAGDLDSETFSARLQDRAIEISFAASRDTFSGSMRTLTDNRAEAANLLRMALTAPRFDAAPLERIRQAVLASIRRGSTTPGTIASDMFWSTAFPGHPYGRRSAGTVESVEAITVEDLRDVHARLLAREHLKVAVVGDITAEELGPLLDEIFGALPAKARLAPVPAVTMAGLGERRVVPLDVPQATISFGLPGVTREDPDFIPAFVLNHILGGGGFSSRLYQEVREKRGLAYSVSSGIAALDAAGMVTGGTSTRNDRAAESLAVITAELKRMGADGPTAIELEQAKRYLIGSWALRFETSIQIASNLIRIQLDGLGIDYLDQRNALIEAVSLDDVKRVARRLFADPRMLVVVVGKPEGM
- a CDS encoding M16 family metallopeptidase; its protein translation is MELTRRMFTLGLTALAAPAVLPSAAFARIPVERAYRHVLANGLEAIAIPDHRVPVVTHMLWYRVGSADEEKGKSGLAHFLEHLMFKGTQRNPAPVFSRAVTAAGGQENAFTSYDYTGYFQRVVANQLPAMMDFEADRMTGLVLTDAVVLPERDVVLEERRQRIDNDPGARLGERMQARLWGEDHPYGIPIIGFESEIRKLNLDDAMAFYRRHYAPNNAILVIAGDVTPETVFRLAEETYGKADANPAIRPRSRPPAAIRDARETVRLADPRVRQPSLSLSQVVPSYTTAKPGEAEAFELLSQVVGASPNGRLYKTLVSDRGLAVSAGCWYAGTALGDGRFGIHASPRPGVALDALETGLLEVAARIAAEGVTDEELERARTRLIADTIYSQDSQASMARMYGAALSCGGTLADLQQWVERVRAVDRRQVNDLAPRAFDFSRAVSAELIRAERS